The Methylotenera sp. G11 genome includes a window with the following:
- the secG gene encoding preprotein translocase subunit SecG → MEKLVLVIHVLAAIGVIGLVLLQHGKGADMGASFGSGASGSLFGVSGSSNFMSRATAGFVVVFFTTSLALAYMASNKAGHVSVVKSHAGQVVGAEKAVPAAKPEAPAAEVVPK, encoded by the coding sequence ATGGAAAAATTGGTTTTAGTGATTCATGTGTTGGCTGCTATTGGTGTAATTGGCCTGGTGCTTTTACAGCATGGCAAGGGTGCGGATATGGGCGCATCCTTCGGTAGCGGTGCATCTGGAAGTCTGTTTGGCGTATCCGGATCTTCTAACTTCATGAGCCGTGCAACTGCGGGTTTTGTTGTGGTGTTTTTTACCACAAGCCTGGCGCTTGCTTATATGGCAAGCAATAAGGCTGGGCATGTGAGTGTGGTGAAATCGCATGCGGGTCAGGTGGTTGGTGCTGAAAAAGCGGTGCCTGCTGCCAAGCCTGAAGCGCCTGCTGCTGAGGTTGTGCCTAAGTAA
- the pagP gene encoding lipid IV(A) palmitoyltransferase PagP, whose product MKRFYLSAALVALLLPPPLSHADEPQSGSTYSYIKDTLSQTWAADDYELFVPVSTWHNRHYYSSEKIDGYNEQPWGLGIGKYRYDRDGDWHSLYMMAFADSHNDMEPVAGYAFQKMWRPTDEFRLGAGYTAGLTLRKDFNYLPLPVLAPVASIEYKQLALQSAYIFGGRDNGNILFTWLRWQLK is encoded by the coding sequence ATGAAACGATTTTACCTATCGGCCGCACTGGTCGCTCTCCTGCTACCGCCTCCTCTCTCGCATGCGGACGAACCCCAATCCGGCAGCACTTATAGCTATATTAAAGATACCCTATCCCAGACCTGGGCAGCTGACGATTACGAACTGTTCGTTCCAGTCAGCACCTGGCATAACCGCCATTACTACAGCTCAGAAAAAATTGACGGCTACAACGAACAGCCCTGGGGCTTGGGTATAGGCAAATACAGGTATGACCGCGATGGTGACTGGCACAGCCTTTATATGATGGCGTTTGCCGACTCGCACAACGACATGGAGCCGGTAGCCGGTTACGCATTCCAGAAAATGTGGCGACCTACTGATGAATTCCGGTTGGGCGCCGGCTATACGGCCGGACTCACCTTGCGTAAAGATTTCAACTACCTGCCACTACCCGTACTGGCTCCCGTAGCTTCGATTGAATACAAACAGTTGGCACTGCAATCCGCTTACATCTTCGGCGGCCGGGACAATGGCAATATCCTGTTTACATGGCTACGCTGGCAGCTGAAATAA
- the nuoH gene encoding NADH-quinone oxidoreductase subunit NuoH, which produces MEWLANLFGSYWPGVELTGWTLIKIVAIVAPLMGAVAYLTLAERKVIGYMQVRIGPNRVGYFGLLQPLADGIKLLFKEVVLPTAANKGLFLLGPVLAIAPAFAAWAVVPFDMNMVLADIDAGLLYILAMTSVAVYGVIIAGWASNSKYAFLGAMRSAAQIVSYEIAMGFALVGVLMCANSLNLGKIVMGQSGGLLHWYFLPLFPLFVVYFISAVAETNRAPFDVAEGESEIVAGFHVEYSGMAFAVFFLAEYANMILVSMLAALMFLGGWLSPVSFIPDSFLWLLAKVGFLLFLFLWFRATFPRYRYDQIMRLGWKVFIPITIVWIVFVGGMMQTPWAHLFH; this is translated from the coding sequence ATGGAATGGTTGGCAAATCTATTCGGTAGTTACTGGCCTGGTGTGGAACTCACGGGCTGGACTTTGATTAAAATCGTGGCGATTGTCGCACCGCTGATGGGTGCCGTTGCTTACCTGACCTTGGCCGAGCGTAAAGTCATCGGCTATATGCAGGTACGTATCGGGCCTAATCGTGTGGGGTATTTTGGTTTGCTGCAGCCGCTGGCTGACGGTATCAAGCTGCTGTTCAAGGAAGTGGTATTGCCTACGGCAGCCAATAAAGGGCTGTTCCTGCTGGGACCGGTACTGGCGATCGCACCGGCTTTTGCAGCGTGGGCAGTGGTGCCGTTCGACATGAACATGGTACTTGCCGATATCGATGCAGGCTTACTGTATATCCTGGCGATGACTTCTGTTGCCGTTTACGGCGTGATTATTGCGGGTTGGGCTTCCAACTCCAAGTATGCGTTCCTCGGTGCCATGCGTTCGGCAGCGCAGATCGTTTCTTATGAAATTGCCATGGGTTTTGCGCTGGTGGGCGTGCTGATGTGTGCAAACAGCCTGAATCTCGGCAAGATTGTCATGGGTCAGTCCGGCGGTTTGCTGCATTGGTATTTCCTGCCATTGTTCCCGCTGTTTGTCGTGTATTTCATCAGTGCGGTGGCTGAGACCAACCGTGCCCCGTTTGACGTTGCCGAAGGCGAGTCCGAGATCGTTGCGGGTTTCCACGTTGAGTATTCAGGCATGGCGTTCGCGGTGTTCTTCCTGGCTGAGTATGCCAACATGATCCTGGTTTCCATGCTGGCGGCGCTGATGTTCCTTGGCGGCTGGCTGTCACCGGTGTCATTCATTCCGGACAGCTTCCTATGGCTGCTGGCGAAAGTCGGTTTCCTGCTATTCCTGTTCCTGTGGTTCAGGGCTACATTCCCGCGCTACCGTTATGACCAGATCATGCGCCTGGGCTGGAAAGTATTTATCCCCATTACGATCGTCTGGATTGTATTTGTAGGCGGTATGATGCAAACCCCTTGGGCACACCTGTTTCACTAG
- a CDS encoding NADH-quinone oxidoreductase subunit C, producing MSAKLDQLSASLKAVLGEKITRQVVALDEVTIECKSSDYLEVCQLLRDDASLKFEQLIDLCGVDYQEYGDGSYDGLRYAVVNHFLSVSLNQRLRLRVFAADEDFPILPTLVDLWPVANWFEREAFDLYGIMFENHPDLRRLLTDYGFVGHPFRKDFPMIGNVEMRYDPEQQRVIYQPVSIELRNNVPRVIRSEGAHNG from the coding sequence ATGTCAGCTAAATTAGATCAGTTATCGGCCAGTTTGAAAGCTGTGCTGGGTGAAAAGATCACCAGGCAGGTAGTAGCGCTGGATGAGGTCACCATTGAGTGTAAATCGTCGGATTACCTGGAAGTCTGCCAGTTGCTGCGTGACGATGCCAGTTTGAAATTTGAGCAGTTGATTGATTTATGCGGTGTAGATTACCAGGAGTATGGCGATGGCAGTTACGATGGCTTGCGTTATGCGGTCGTCAACCATTTTCTCTCTGTGAGCTTGAACCAGCGCTTGCGTTTGCGCGTGTTTGCTGCAGATGAAGACTTTCCGATCCTGCCGACTTTGGTCGATCTGTGGCCTGTCGCCAACTGGTTCGAACGTGAAGCGTTCGACCTGTATGGCATCATGTTCGAAAACCATCCTGACCTGCGCCGTCTGCTTACAGACTATGGTTTTGTGGGTCATCCATTCCGTAAAGATTTCCCAATGATAGGTAACGTTGAAATGCGTTATGATCCAGAGCAGCAGCGTGTGATTTATCAGCCTGTTTCAATCGAACTTCGCAACAATGTCCCGAGAGTCATCCGCAGCGAAGGAGCGCACAATGGCTGA
- a CDS encoding NuoB/complex I 20 kDa subunit family protein, whose protein sequence is MSIEGILEKGFVTTTLDTVINYTRTGSLWPMTFGLACCAVEMMHAGASRYDLDRFGIVFRPSPRQSDVMIVAGTLVNKMAPALRKVYDQMAEPRWVISMGSCANGGGYYHYSYAVVRGCDRIVPVDVYVPGCPPTAEALLYGIVQLQKKIKRTSTIAR, encoded by the coding sequence ATGAGTATTGAAGGTATTTTAGAAAAAGGTTTTGTCACCACTACGCTGGATACGGTGATTAACTATACGCGTACCGGTTCCTTATGGCCGATGACCTTTGGCCTTGCCTGCTGTGCGGTTGAGATGATGCATGCGGGTGCGTCACGTTACGATCTGGATCGTTTTGGCATTGTGTTCCGTCCAAGTCCTCGGCAGTCTGATGTGATGATCGTGGCCGGCACCCTGGTCAACAAGATGGCACCGGCACTGCGGAAGGTGTATGACCAGATGGCTGAGCCGCGTTGGGTGATCTCGATGGGGTCGTGTGCGAACGGCGGCGGTTATTACCATTATTCATACGCTGTGGTGCGAGGCTGTGATCGCATAGTTCCTGTGGATGTATACGTGCCGGGCTGTCCGCCAACGGCAGAGGCGCTGCTCTATGGTATCGTGCAGTTGCAGAAGAAGATCAAACGTACCAGCACCATCGCCCGCTAG
- the tpiA gene encoding triose-phosphate isomerase translates to MHRKLVVANWKMHGSLAANQQLLEGYIQRLKPLENVDVVVCVPYPYLGQAQSLLQGTSIAWGAQNLSKDLAGAYTGEVSVAMLQDFGATHVIVGHSERATAYCESDENIATKFMQAKSHALTPILCVGETLIEREAGVMEMVVAKQIDTIISMYGASMFAGAVVAYEPIWAIGTGLAATPEQAQAMHEFIRGRIAAHDKDAANSLKILYGGSVNSQNAVQLFVMQDINGGLIGRGSLNAEEFEGICRAAN, encoded by the coding sequence ATGCATCGAAAACTAGTGGTTGCCAATTGGAAAATGCATGGCAGCTTGGCTGCAAATCAGCAGTTGCTGGAAGGATATATTCAACGGTTAAAACCGTTGGAAAATGTTGATGTGGTCGTTTGTGTCCCTTACCCATACCTTGGGCAGGCGCAGTCATTATTGCAGGGAACTTCCATTGCATGGGGTGCGCAGAATCTGAGCAAAGATCTGGCAGGGGCCTATACCGGTGAAGTTAGTGTTGCGATGCTGCAGGACTTTGGTGCAACTCATGTCATTGTGGGGCACTCTGAGCGGGCGACTGCTTATTGCGAATCTGATGAAAATATCGCGACAAAATTCATGCAGGCCAAGTCGCATGCGCTTACGCCGATTCTGTGCGTGGGTGAAACGCTGATTGAACGCGAAGCCGGTGTGATGGAAATGGTTGTTGCCAAGCAGATCGACACCATTATCAGCATGTATGGCGCATCGATGTTTGCGGGTGCGGTAGTTGCGTATGAACCGATATGGGCAATCGGTACGGGTTTGGCAGCTACACCCGAGCAGGCGCAGGCTATGCATGAGTTTATCCGGGGAAGAATCGCCGCCCACGATAAAGATGCTGCAAATAGCTTGAAAATCCTTTATGGGGGCAGCGTAAATTCCCAAAATGCGGTACAATTATTCGTTATGCAGGATATTAATGGCGGTTTGATCGGCAGGGGCTCGTTAAACGCTGAAGAATTTGAGGGAATATGCCGCGCAGCGAACTGA
- the nuoE gene encoding NADH-quinone oxidoreductase subunit NuoE — protein MLSPEAIEKIDYELTKYPADQRQAAVMSALRIVQTERGWLSKESITEVAQYLGMPEIAAMEVATFYNMYDLSPVGQYKVTICTNISCMLRGSDEIVNHLQTKLGVGFNEITPDGKFCLKEGECMGCCGGAPLMHVNNTQMHEFLTTEKVDAILEELNQRGLK, from the coding sequence ATGTTAAGTCCAGAAGCTATTGAAAAAATTGATTACGAACTGACCAAATATCCGGCTGACCAGCGTCAGGCAGCGGTGATGAGCGCATTGCGCATCGTGCAGACCGAGCGTGGTTGGCTTTCAAAAGAGAGCATTACGGAAGTGGCGCAATATTTGGGCATGCCTGAGATTGCAGCAATGGAAGTGGCTACTTTCTACAATATGTATGACTTGAGTCCGGTAGGTCAGTATAAGGTCACCATCTGTACCAATATCTCCTGCATGCTGCGCGGATCCGATGAGATCGTGAATCACTTGCAGACAAAGTTGGGTGTAGGCTTTAATGAAATCACCCCGGATGGAAAATTCTGCCTCAAAGAGGGGGAGTGCATGGGCTGCTGCGGCGGTGCGCCTTTGATGCATGTGAACAACACGCAGATGCATGAGTTTCTGACCACTGAAAAAGTGGATGCGATTTTAGAAGAATTAAATCAAAGGGGGCTGAAATAA
- a CDS encoding NADH-quinone oxidoreductase subunit A has translation MLENYYPILLFILVGLGVGVGPLVLSRLVSPSKPDSQKNSPYECGFEAFEDARMKFDVRYYLVAILFILFDLEIAFLFPWAVVLQEIGLFGFVSMMIFLGVLVIGFIYEWMKGALEWD, from the coding sequence GTGCTAGAAAATTATTACCCGATATTGTTGTTTATTCTTGTTGGTCTGGGTGTGGGTGTCGGCCCGTTGGTTCTGTCGAGGCTGGTCTCTCCGAGCAAGCCTGATTCTCAAAAAAATTCTCCTTATGAGTGCGGCTTTGAAGCGTTTGAAGATGCGCGTATGAAATTCGACGTGCGCTACTATCTGGTTGCCATTCTGTTTATTCTTTTCGATCTTGAAATTGCATTTTTATTCCCATGGGCTGTAGTGCTGCAGGAAATTGGCCTGTTTGGATTTGTTTCCATGATGATATTTTTGGGTGTGCTCGTGATTGGCTTTATCTATGAGTGGATGAAGGGTGCGCTGGAGTGGGATTGA
- the nuoF gene encoding NADH-quinone oxidoreductase subunit NuoF, with the protein MVTSARPVVKTDLTGQTLVTLRTLTEENPASLDTYLKLGGYAALKRIVTEKVKATDIITEVKTSGLRGRGGAGFPTGLKWSFMPRYFDGVKYLVCNTDEGEPGTFKDRDIIRYNPHQLIEGMAIAAYTLGARVGYNYIHGEIWQDYETFEAALHEARAAGYLGENLFGTNFSFDLYAVHGYGAYICGEETALIESIEGKKGQPRFKPPFPASYGVFGKPTNVNNTESYTSIPWIMQNGGQAFADLGVANSGGTKLFSISGHIEKPGNYEVKMGMPFAELLAMTGGVWKGRKLKAVIPGGPSTAVVPASVMLETTMDYDGLSKARSSIGAGSMIVMDDSTCMVKTLHRLSYFFYEESCGQCTPCREGTGWVYRVLDRIVNGQGKMEDLDLLTDISNNISGRTICALGEAAATPVLSFIKHFRPEFEYYIQHGKSMVDGK; encoded by the coding sequence ATGGTTACCTCTGCGAGACCAGTCGTAAAGACGGATCTGACAGGCCAAACGCTGGTTACCCTGCGTACGCTGACCGAAGAAAATCCGGCGTCATTAGATACGTATCTTAAATTAGGTGGCTATGCGGCATTGAAGCGCATCGTTACTGAAAAGGTAAAAGCGACGGACATTATCACCGAAGTCAAAACTTCAGGTTTGCGTGGCCGTGGCGGGGCGGGTTTTCCTACCGGCCTTAAATGGAGCTTCATGCCGCGCTATTTCGACGGCGTGAAATACCTGGTGTGCAATACCGATGAAGGTGAGCCGGGTACGTTCAAAGATCGCGACATCATTCGCTACAACCCGCATCAGCTGATCGAAGGCATGGCGATCGCCGCCTACACACTGGGTGCGCGCGTCGGTTACAACTACATACACGGTGAAATCTGGCAGGATTACGAAACGTTTGAAGCCGCTTTGCATGAGGCTCGGGCTGCCGGTTACCTGGGTGAGAACCTGTTCGGCACCAATTTCAGTTTTGACCTGTATGCAGTGCATGGTTACGGTGCCTATATCTGCGGCGAAGAAACCGCATTGATTGAGTCCATCGAGGGCAAAAAAGGCCAGCCACGCTTCAAACCGCCATTTCCCGCCAGCTACGGCGTTTTTGGCAAGCCGACCAATGTAAACAATACTGAAAGTTACACCAGTATTCCATGGATTATGCAGAATGGCGGACAGGCATTTGCGGATCTGGGTGTGGCGAACTCCGGCGGTACAAAATTGTTCTCGATTTCCGGACATATCGAAAAGCCGGGCAATTATGAAGTCAAAATGGGTATGCCGTTCGCTGAACTGCTGGCAATGACCGGCGGTGTCTGGAAAGGGCGCAAATTAAAAGCGGTCATTCCAGGCGGTCCATCAACAGCCGTCGTGCCGGCATCAGTCATGCTGGAAACGACCATGGATTATGACGGATTGAGCAAAGCCAGGTCCAGTATCGGTGCCGGCTCCATGATCGTGATGGATGACAGCACATGCATGGTGAAAACCTTGCACCGCCTGTCTTATTTCTTCTATGAAGAGAGCTGCGGCCAGTGTACGCCATGCCGTGAAGGTACCGGCTGGGTGTATCGTGTGCTGGATCGTATTGTTAATGGTCAGGGCAAGATGGAAGACCTGGATCTGCTGACGGACATCAGCAATAACATTTCAGGCCGCACCATTTGCGCCCTGGGTGAGGCGGCTGCTACGCCTGTATTAAGTTTTATCAAACATTTCCGTCCTGAATTCGAGTATTACATTCAGCACGGCAAGAGCATGGTTGACGGTAAATGA
- a CDS encoding NADH-quinone oxidoreductase subunit D — protein MAEIRNYTMNFGPQHPAAHGVLRLVLELDGEVIQRADPHIGLLHRGTEKLAENRTYLQSVPYMDRLDYVSMMSNEHAYVMAIEKMLGLEVPVRAQYIRVMFDEITRVLNHLLWLGAHALDVGAMTVFLYAFREREDLFDVYEAVSGARMHAAYYRPGGVYRDLPNVMPQYEVSPFRNAKTVKAQNENRQGSLLDFIEDFTKRFPAYVDEYETLLTDNRIWKQRTVGIGVVTPERALALGMTGPMLRGSGIEWDLRKKQPYEVYADLDFDIPVGVNGDCYDRYLIRVEEMRQSNRIIKQCVDWLRKNPGPVITADHKVAPPDREGMKTNMEDLIHHFKLFTEGFHVPAGEAYAAVEHPKGEFGIYMVSDGANKPYRLKIRAPGFPHLAALDEMTRGHMIADLVAIIGTQDIVFGEIDR, from the coding sequence ATGGCTGAGATTCGTAATTACACGATGAACTTTGGCCCGCAGCACCCGGCTGCGCACGGCGTGCTGCGTCTGGTTCTGGAGCTGGATGGCGAGGTGATCCAGCGTGCCGATCCGCATATCGGCCTGTTGCACCGCGGTACTGAAAAACTGGCTGAGAATCGCACTTATCTGCAGAGCGTGCCGTACATGGACAGGCTGGACTATGTTTCCATGATGTCCAACGAGCACGCTTATGTCATGGCCATCGAGAAAATGCTGGGTCTGGAAGTGCCGGTTCGCGCCCAATATATCCGCGTCATGTTTGATGAGATCACCCGTGTTCTGAATCACCTGCTGTGGCTGGGTGCGCACGCGCTGGATGTGGGTGCGATGACGGTTTTCCTGTATGCGTTCCGTGAACGTGAAGACCTGTTCGATGTATATGAGGCTGTGTCCGGCGCGCGTATGCACGCTGCTTACTATCGTCCAGGCGGCGTTTACCGCGATCTGCCTAATGTGATGCCGCAATATGAGGTGTCGCCGTTCCGTAATGCTAAAACCGTAAAAGCGCAGAATGAGAACCGCCAGGGTTCATTGCTCGATTTTATCGAAGATTTCACCAAGCGTTTCCCGGCCTATGTGGATGAGTATGAAACACTGCTGACAGATAACCGTATCTGGAAACAGCGTACCGTCGGTATCGGCGTGGTCACTCCTGAACGGGCGCTGGCGCTGGGGATGACTGGCCCGATGCTGCGTGGTTCCGGCATTGAGTGGGATCTGCGTAAAAAGCAGCCTTATGAAGTTTATGCTGATCTGGATTTTGATATTCCGGTCGGCGTGAATGGTGACTGTTACGATCGCTATCTGATCCGTGTTGAAGAAATGCGCCAATCGAATCGTATCATCAAGCAGTGCGTGGATTGGCTGCGCAAGAACCCAGGTCCTGTCATTACGGCTGACCATAAAGTTGCGCCGCCTGACCGTGAAGGTATGAAAACCAACATGGAAGACCTGATTCATCATTTCAAACTGTTTACAGAGGGTTTTCATGTGCCTGCAGGTGAGGCTTATGCGGCTGTTGAGCACCCGAAAGGTGAGTTCGGTATTTACATGGTTTCAGATGGTGCCAATAAGCCTTATCGCCTGAAAATACGCGCACCTGGCTTCCCGCATCTGGCGGCGCTGGATGAGATGACCAGAGGTCACATGATTGCTGACTTGGTGGCTATCATCGGTACCCAGGATATTGTATTTGGCGAAATAGACCGATGA
- the nuoI gene encoding NADH-quinone oxidoreductase subunit NuoI codes for MIKSIKQTLGSLMLWELLKGMALTGRYFFAPKITVQYPEESTPQSNRFRGLHALRRYPNGEERCIACKLCEAVCPAMAITIESEQREDNTRRTTRYDIDLTKCIFCGMCEESCPVDSIVETRVFDYHGEQRGDLIYTKEMLLAVGDKHEKQIAADRAQDKQFR; via the coding sequence ATGATTAAATCAATTAAACAGACACTTGGCAGCTTGATGCTGTGGGAACTGCTGAAAGGCATGGCACTCACGGGACGCTACTTTTTTGCACCAAAAATCACGGTGCAATATCCGGAAGAAAGCACGCCGCAGTCAAACCGTTTCCGCGGTTTGCATGCGCTGCGTCGATATCCCAACGGCGAAGAGCGTTGCATCGCATGTAAATTATGCGAAGCCGTTTGCCCGGCCATGGCAATCACGATCGAATCCGAACAGCGTGAAGACAACACACGTCGCACCACGCGCTATGACATCGATTTGACCAAATGCATTTTCTGCGGCATGTGCGAAGAGTCATGCCCAGTAGACTCCATTGTCGAGACCCGCGTATTCGATTATCACGGTGAACAGCGCGGCGACCTGATCTATACCAAGGAAATGCTGCTGGCAGTTGGTGATAAGCATGAAAAACAGATTGCGGCTGACCGCGCGCAAGATAAACAATTTAGATAG
- the nuoG gene encoding NADH-quinone oxidoreductase subunit NuoG — translation MLNIEIDGKSVEVEHGSTIIDAADKIGVAIPRFCYHPKLSVAANCRMCLVQVEKFNKPLPACATPVADGMKIFTRSKAAIEAQQSVMEFLLINHPLDCPICDQGGECDLQDIAVAYGASGSRYTEEKRVVFNKNIGPLVSTDMTRCIQCTRCVRFLKEVGGMQELGMVGRGEHAEITAYVDKSVNSELSGNIIDLCPVGALTSKPFRYSARSWELTRRPSIAPHDGLGSHIEVQVKDNRVMRVVPREKESINECWLSDRDRFSYEGLNSPDRLKAPMIKHNGAWVETDWKTALEFAAGQLKDITNEFGSEALGVLVSPNSTMEEGYLVKKLANGLGCGNVDYRLRQTDFRLDGKRQGTPWMGCNIQEIEDLDRILVIGSNLRNEHPLLAQRFRKAVANGAELSIVSPLDNDPLMDVAHKVVVRPNDMVNVLGQILKAMSGLQRLSLCLPPSLTALLEDIKVRPNTQAIAESLAGHGKDYDLVAPRVGLFLGNMALSDPRFTEMYSMMEAIGGISGAKGGILPAAANSTGMHLMGVMPSSTGMHARAMLEVPRKAYLLLNVEPELDCQHAALAKAAMEKAECVIALTAFKSEALEHADILLPIAPFTETSGTFMSMEGRVQSFAAAVRPLGECRPAWKVLRVLANTLGLQGFDYESSEQVKDAVFAGEKPSSVVWRSLNNNLKELVEIQVNIKKEGLQRIGEVPQYESDPIVRRSAPLQKTKYNITPMARMCAAQLAALGLTEGEKVLVKQDNGSAVLTVRLDNHVAMGCVRVAAAHEDTVGLGDLMGDITVERLPSSQVQADKTTLTEERA, via the coding sequence ATGTTAAATATTGAAATAGATGGCAAGTCAGTAGAAGTCGAACACGGCAGCACCATTATTGATGCTGCGGACAAAATCGGTGTTGCGATTCCGCGTTTCTGCTACCACCCGAAACTTTCTGTGGCTGCCAACTGCCGCATGTGCCTGGTGCAGGTTGAGAAATTCAACAAGCCATTGCCAGCCTGCGCGACGCCAGTTGCAGATGGTATGAAGATTTTTACGCGCTCAAAAGCTGCGATTGAAGCGCAGCAGAGCGTGATGGAGTTCCTGCTGATCAATCACCCGCTGGATTGCCCGATCTGTGACCAGGGCGGCGAGTGTGATTTGCAGGACATCGCCGTAGCCTATGGTGCCAGCGGCTCACGCTACACTGAAGAAAAACGCGTTGTGTTCAATAAGAATATCGGGCCTTTGGTGAGCACCGATATGACACGCTGCATTCAATGTACGCGTTGTGTACGCTTCCTCAAAGAGGTAGGCGGCATGCAGGAACTCGGTATGGTTGGCCGCGGCGAGCATGCTGAAATTACGGCATACGTTGATAAAAGCGTTAACTCAGAGCTGTCGGGAAACATTATTGACTTATGTCCGGTAGGCGCATTGACCAGCAAGCCATTCCGCTACTCTGCCCGCAGTTGGGAGCTGACACGCCGTCCAAGCATCGCGCCGCATGACGGCCTGGGTTCGCATATTGAAGTGCAGGTTAAAGATAACAGAGTCATGCGTGTAGTTCCGCGTGAAAAAGAGAGCATCAATGAATGCTGGCTATCAGACCGCGATCGTTTCTCATACGAAGGCCTGAATAGTCCCGACCGCCTGAAGGCGCCAATGATCAAACACAATGGCGCATGGGTTGAAACAGACTGGAAAACCGCGCTGGAATTCGCCGCCGGCCAGCTGAAAGACATCACCAATGAATTTGGCAGTGAGGCGTTGGGCGTTCTGGTTTCACCAAACAGCACTATGGAAGAAGGTTACCTGGTTAAAAAACTGGCGAATGGCTTAGGCTGCGGCAACGTAGACTATCGTCTGCGCCAGACTGATTTCAGGCTGGACGGCAAGCGTCAGGGTACGCCCTGGATGGGCTGCAATATTCAGGAGATTGAAGACCTGGACCGTATCCTGGTGATCGGTTCAAACCTGCGCAACGAGCACCCGTTGCTGGCGCAGCGTTTCCGTAAGGCCGTTGCCAATGGCGCCGAACTTTCAATCGTGAGCCCGCTGGATAATGACCCGCTGATGGATGTTGCGCATAAAGTGGTTGTGCGCCCGAATGACATGGTGAATGTGCTGGGGCAGATTCTGAAAGCGATGTCCGGTTTGCAGCGCCTGTCACTTTGCCTGCCGCCGTCACTGACTGCATTGCTGGAAGATATCAAGGTGCGTCCGAATACACAGGCGATCGCCGAAAGCCTGGCCGGCCATGGTAAAGATTATGACCTGGTGGCGCCAAGGGTGGGCCTGTTCCTGGGCAACATGGCATTGAGCGATCCGCGTTTTACCGAAATGTACAGCATGATGGAAGCGATTGGCGGTATTTCTGGCGCCAAAGGCGGCATCTTGCCGGCAGCCGCAAACAGTACCGGTATGCACCTGATGGGCGTCATGCCATCAAGCACCGGCATGCATGCACGTGCCATGCTGGAAGTGCCGCGCAAAGCGTACCTGCTGCTGAATGTGGAGCCGGAGCTGGATTGCCAGCATGCTGCACTGGCAAAAGCGGCGATGGAAAAAGCTGAATGCGTGATTGCGTTGACTGCGTTTAAATCAGAAGCGCTGGAACATGCAGACATCCTGCTGCCGATAGCGCCGTTTACGGAAACATCTGGAACCTTCATGAGCATGGAAGGCCGTGTGCAGAGCTTTGCCGCTGCCGTCAGGCCGCTGGGCGAATGCCGCCCAGCCTGGAAAGTGCTGCGTGTGCTTGCCAATACACTGGGCTTACAAGGTTTTGACTATGAGTCAAGCGAACAGGTCAAAGACGCCGTGTTTGCCGGCGAGAAGCCTTCATCGGTGGTATGGCGCAGCCTGAACAACAACCTGAAGGAACTGGTGGAAATTCAGGTCAATATCAAAAAAGAAGGCCTGCAGCGTATCGGTGAAGTGCCGCAATATGAGTCTGATCCTATCGTGCGCCGTTCTGCACCATTGCAGAAAACAAAATACAATATCACGCCGATGGCACGCATGTGTGCCGCACAGTTGGCAGCGTTAGGCCTGACCGAAGGTGAAAAGGTGCTCGTGAAACAGGATAACGGCAGTGCAGTGCTTACCGTACGCCTGGATAACCATGTAGCGATGGGGTGCGTACGCGTTGCTGCTGCGCATGAAGATACCGTTGGCCTGGGTGACCTGATGGGGGATATCACAGTTGAAAGACTCCCGTCATCACAAGTGCAGGCCGATAAAACAACATTGACAGAAGAGCGTGCCTAA